The following coding sequences lie in one Cyanobacterium sp. Dongsha4 genomic window:
- the petJ gene encoding cytochrome c6 PetJ, giving the protein MKKLLGLILLLITAVNFFFATPALAGDVTKGAAIFSANCASCHMGGKNVVNPAKTLQKEDLEKYGMYDIEQIKTQVMNGKAAMPSFLSRLSNEDIDNVASYVLAQADNGWK; this is encoded by the coding sequence ATGAAAAAACTTTTAGGCTTAATTTTGTTATTAATCACAGCAGTTAACTTTTTCTTTGCAACTCCCGCTTTAGCAGGTGATGTAACTAAAGGTGCGGCTATTTTCAGTGCTAATTGTGCATCCTGTCATATGGGGGGTAAAAACGTAGTTAACCCTGCAAAGACTTTACAAAAAGAAGATTTAGAAAAATACGGAATGTATGATATTGAGCAGATAAAAACTCAAGTCATGAATGGAAAAGCGGCGATGCCTTCCTTTTTAAGTCGTTTAAGTAATGAAGACATTGACAATGTGGCTTCTTACGTTTTAGCACAAGCTGATAACGGCTGGAAATAA
- the hemJ gene encoding protoporphyrinogen oxidase HemJ, producing the protein MAYYWFKAFHIIGIVVWFAGLFYLVRLFVYHAEAQEKPEPAQSILKKQYELMEKRLYNIITTPGMVVTVAMAIGLISTEPEILKSGWLHIKLLFVALLLIYHFWCGRIMKQLEKGENNWNGQKFRALNEAPTLLLVVIVLLAIFKNNLPLDITTWLIVGLVVLMAASIQYYAKIRRQNEEKLNQSENLVNS; encoded by the coding sequence ATGGCTTATTATTGGTTTAAAGCATTTCACATCATCGGCATAGTTGTATGGTTTGCAGGATTATTTTACTTAGTGCGCTTATTTGTTTACCACGCAGAAGCCCAAGAAAAACCTGAACCTGCTCAATCTATTCTCAAAAAACAATATGAGCTAATGGAAAAAAGGCTCTACAATATCATCACCACCCCCGGTATGGTTGTTACCGTGGCAATGGCTATTGGTTTAATTTCCACTGAACCAGAAATTCTCAAATCAGGATGGCTACATATAAAATTGCTTTTCGTTGCTTTATTGCTTATTTATCATTTCTGGTGCGGTAGGATTATGAAACAGTTAGAAAAAGGTGAAAATAACTGGAATGGACAGAAATTTAGAGCCTTAAATGAAGCCCCTACTTTATTATTAGTCGTAATTGTGTTGTTGGCTATCTTTAAAAATAATTTGCCTTTAGATATTACCACTTGGCTAATTGTTGGTTTAGTAGTTTTAATGGCAGCAAGTATTCAATACTATGCAAAAATTCGCCGTCAAAATGAAGAAAAATTAAATCAATCAGAAAATTTAGTTAATAGTTAA
- the nusB gene encoding transcription antitermination factor NusB, with protein sequence MASRQQPRRTARVLALLSLSQIRVKSDQLEDLEINDLILAAIRTLTIEVENTLETAADELNRSNDKIFKSETRTSDVTSARTMLKDAIALTQKAINRVGTIVEIPEFIQVSRETEVKQYAIDLISCIRNNKEEIDLLIDGLMTDWTVNRLTQIDANILRLAVAEMKFFQQDHKIAINEAVEIAKQYSDDDGYRFINGVLRKVSNKLLEN encoded by the coding sequence ATGGCAAGTCGTCAACAACCGAGAAGAACTGCGAGAGTTCTAGCTTTATTAAGTTTAAGTCAGATTAGGGTAAAGTCAGATCAGTTAGAAGATTTAGAGATAAATGATCTTATTTTAGCGGCAATTCGTACTCTTACTATTGAGGTGGAAAACACTCTGGAAACGGCGGCGGATGAATTGAATCGCAGTAATGACAAGATTTTTAAAAGTGAAACTCGTACTAGCGATGTTACTTCAGCTCGTACTATGCTTAAAGATGCGATCGCACTTACTCAAAAAGCAATTAATCGTGTGGGTACAATTGTTGAAATACCAGAATTTATACAAGTATCAAGGGAAACAGAGGTAAAACAATACGCTATTGATTTAATTAGTTGTATTCGCAATAACAAAGAGGAAATAGACTTGTTAATTGATGGTTTAATGACTGATTGGACAGTTAATCGTCTTACTCAAATTGACGCTAATATTCTACGTTTAGCGGTGGCAGAAATGAAATTTTTTCAACAGGATCATAAAATTGCCATCAATGAAGCGGTTGAAATTGCGAAACAATATTCGGATGATGACGGTTATCGGTTTATTAACGGAGTTTTAAGAAAGGTTAGTAATAAACTCTTAGAAAATTAA
- a CDS encoding potassium channel family protein — protein sequence MKPLIIVSGLGRTGYKIYQLLKQQGAEVVGLSDRTLVVQEDDRIIVGDLRSPQVLIEAGIKAATTIVLASNDDALNIAILTQAKTLNPKIRIVNRLYNQTLGQRLDYTVTDHLTMSVARLAAPIFAFSALGSKTIGHLRLFEQTWSLHEEIIDTNHPWYGVSLAHLWENLEQMLIYYLPKKGEMDLVTGVKTGQKLQLGDHLIVAHQTKFKRKSRFLWKQWFKFFFNLSTYKQYVRPVIMVTLILIILIALASIIYLMVNWSISPVDALYFSVGMITGAGGKEEVAESAPDGIKIFTAVMMIIGAGIVGIFYALINDFVLGSRFKQFLDAARVATVNHYVVCGLGNVGMEVIRELKQQGHDIVVIESDHSNRFLHSVRSLGIPIILEDATLAETLQSAHIEGANGIIVVTSNDMVNVEIALTAKALMPKLPVVLRIQDNQFTESVQDVFQFENVFSPSELATYSFAAAALGGRILGNGMTDDLLWVAIATLITPNHPFCGKIVENIAPDGDFVPLYIAREDKNIHGWNLLSTELKNQDVLYLTVPATKLKQLWQSNSNQILQMIY from the coding sequence ATGAAACCACTTATTATAGTTTCGGGTTTAGGGCGTACAGGATACAAAATTTATCAGTTGTTAAAGCAACAGGGTGCTGAAGTTGTGGGTTTGAGCGATCGCACCTTGGTAGTTCAAGAAGATGATAGAATTATTGTGGGAGATTTACGTTCACCACAGGTATTAATAGAAGCGGGAATAAAAGCCGCAACCACGATTGTTTTAGCTAGTAATGATGATGCTTTAAACATAGCTATATTAACTCAAGCAAAGACTTTAAACCCGAAAATTCGCATAGTTAATCGTCTTTATAATCAAACTCTCGGACAAAGATTAGATTATACTGTTACTGATCATTTAACCATGAGTGTTGCCCGTTTAGCCGCTCCCATTTTCGCTTTTTCGGCATTGGGCAGTAAAACTATTGGACATTTACGACTATTTGAGCAAACTTGGTCATTACATGAAGAAATTATCGACACTAATCATCCTTGGTATGGCGTTAGTTTGGCTCACTTATGGGAAAACCTTGAACAAATGTTAATTTATTATCTGCCTAAAAAAGGGGAGATGGACTTAGTAACGGGGGTAAAAACAGGGCAAAAATTACAATTAGGGGATCATTTAATTGTTGCTCATCAAACTAAATTCAAGCGCAAATCTCGTTTTTTATGGAAGCAATGGTTCAAATTTTTTTTCAATTTAAGCACCTATAAGCAATATGTGCGCCCTGTCATCATGGTGACATTAATTTTGATAATTCTCATTGCCCTTGCCAGTATTATTTATTTAATGGTTAATTGGAGTATTTCCCCAGTAGATGCTCTTTATTTTAGTGTGGGAATGATTACAGGAGCTGGAGGAAAGGAGGAAGTAGCTGAATCCGCCCCCGATGGGATTAAAATTTTTACGGCTGTCATGATGATTATTGGGGCTGGAATTGTGGGTATTTTTTATGCTTTAATCAATGATTTTGTTTTAGGTAGTCGTTTTAAACAGTTTTTAGATGCGGCAAGGGTAGCAACGGTTAATCATTATGTTGTTTGTGGTTTGGGTAATGTGGGTATGGAGGTCATTCGGGAATTAAAACAGCAAGGACATGATATAGTAGTAATTGAGTCTGATCATAGTAATCGTTTTTTACACTCGGTGCGATCGCTCGGTATTCCGATTATTCTCGAAGATGCAACCCTAGCAGAAACCTTACAATCTGCCCATATTGAGGGAGCAAATGGTATCATAGTCGTTACTAGCAATGATATGGTAAATGTGGAAATTGCTCTAACAGCAAAAGCCCTAATGCCTAAATTACCCGTAGTTTTACGTATCCAAGATAATCAATTTACTGAATCTGTGCAGGATGTCTTTCAATTTGAAAATGTTTTTTCTCCCAGTGAATTAGCAACTTATTCTTTTGCGGCGGCGGCTCTGGGCGGTAGAATTTTAGGTAATGGTATGACTGATGATTTATTATGGGTTGCGATCGCAACTTTAATTACTCCGAATCATCCCTTTTGTGGAAAAATCGTTGAAAATATAGCACCAGACGGAGATTTTGTTCCCTTATACATTGCCAGAGAAGATAAAAATATTCACGGTTGGAATTTACTCTCCACAGAATTAAAAAATCAAGATGTATTATACTTGACAGTCCCCGCCACAAAATTAAAACAATTATGGCAAAGCAATTCAAATCAAATTCTACAAATGATCTATTAA
- a CDS encoding IS1 family transposase (programmed frameshift), with the protein MSHQCPRCHNTKIIKNGFARGQQRFKCKHCNYQFTTDKIDRGKPMWMKLETAILYCSGMSMNSIAKLLNVSAQTILNWIRALALENYEKPEPCEAVVVELDELWHFIEFKKNKLWIWKAYDRNTNRLIDWELGKRDSETLKKLLIRLLKWDVTVYCTDDWKPYQELLSKHPDAYHVMTKSETIAIERNNSDNRHWFARFHRKTKVVSKSIEMVDLTMGLFAKFRVNGTIDSLINQRLTLLS; encoded by the exons ATGTCTCATCAATGCCCTCGATGTCATAATACTAAAATCATCAAAAACGGTTTTGCTCGTGGTCAACAAAGGTTTAAATGTAAGCACTGTAACTATCAGTTCACCACTGATAAGATTGATCGAGGTAAACCTATGTGGATGAAACTAGAAACAGCAATTCTGTATTGCAGTGGAATGTCTATGAATTCGATCGCAAAGCTTCTCAATGTTTCTGCTCAGACTATTTTAAATTGGATTAGAGCTTTGGCACTAGAAAATTATGAAAAGCCTGAACCCTGCGAAGCGGTGGTTGTGGAACTAGATGAACTTTGGCATTTTATAGAGT TCAAAAAAAACAAGTTATGGATCTGGAAAGCTTATGACCGTAATACTAACAGACTTATCGACTGGGAATTGGGAAAGCGTGATAGTGAAACCCTCAAAAAACTTTTAATTAGATTACTAAAATGGGATGTAACAGTCTACTGTACTGATGATTGGAAACCGTACCAAGAGTTATTATCTAAACATCCAGATGCGTATCATGTGATGACAAAAAGCGAAACTATAGCCATAGAAAGAAATAATTCCGATAATCGTCATTGGTTTGCTCGCTTTCATAGAAAAACAAAAGTAGTATCAAAATCAATAGAAATGGTGGATTTAACAATGGGACTATTTGCAAAATTTAGAGTAAATGGAACGATCGATTCGTTAATAAATCAAAGACTAACATTACTTAGTTGA